The following are encoded in a window of Flavobacterium sp. WC2421 genomic DNA:
- a CDS encoding toxin-antitoxin system YwqK family antitoxin — MKVFCKVALLVLLLSNVFLLQAQSNVLDANGKKHGIWKGIYEESKRLRYEGSFLHGKEVGLFKFFDDTKLGSVIATREFNLNGNGAYTIFYDQKNNKVSEGNVINKLYEGPWKYYHQASDKIMTTENYKKGKLEGVRSVYYLSGKIAEEAFYVANFKDGNYKKYSENGIVLEESVYKNNEYNGLAIFKDPDGSVVSKGQFINGKKTGVWQFFEKGKGVKEVNMSATQSAPKAKRN, encoded by the coding sequence ATGAAAGTATTTTGTAAGGTAGCATTATTGGTCTTGCTTTTATCAAATGTTTTTTTACTTCAAGCACAATCCAATGTATTAGATGCAAATGGGAAAAAGCATGGAATCTGGAAAGGCATTTATGAAGAGTCTAAAAGACTAAGATATGAAGGAAGTTTTTTACATGGAAAAGAAGTAGGGCTTTTTAAGTTTTTTGATGACACTAAGCTAGGTTCTGTAATCGCTACGAGAGAATTCAACTTGAATGGCAATGGAGCCTATACTATTTTTTATGATCAAAAAAACAACAAAGTAAGTGAAGGTAATGTCATCAATAAATTATATGAAGGCCCATGGAAATATTACCATCAAGCATCAGATAAGATTATGACAACCGAAAATTATAAAAAAGGGAAATTGGAAGGAGTGAGAAGTGTATATTATCTCAGTGGTAAAATCGCTGAAGAAGCTTTTTATGTTGCCAATTTTAAAGATGGAAATTATAAGAAATATTCTGAAAACGGAATTGTTCTTGAAGAATCCGTTTATAAGAATAATGAATATAATGGCTTGGCTATTTTTAAAGACCCTGATGGATCTGTAGTTTCAAAAGGACAATTTATCAATGGAAAAAAAACAGGTGTTTGGCAGTTTTTTGAAAAAGGAAAAGGAGTCAAAGAAGTAAATATGAGTGCTACTCAAAGTGCTCCAAAAGCCAAGCGCAATTAA
- the mnmA gene encoding tRNA 2-thiouridine(34) synthase MnmA, protein MKRVVVGLSGGVDSSVAAYLLQKQGYEVIGLFMKNWHDDSVTISNECPWLEDSNDALLVAEKLGIPFQTVDLSEEYQEKIVDYMFSEYEKGRTPNPDVLCNREIKFDVFMKIALSLGADYVATGHYCKKSEIEVNGETVYQLIAGADNNKDQSYFLCQLSQEQLAKSLFPIGELTKPEVREIAAEMELVTAEKKDSQGLCFIGKVRLPEFLQQKLQPKEGTIIQIDKNDSIYNFNEQEELSLEEKLIIASNKIHYTPEMGKIVGKHQGAHYFTIGQRKGLNVGGTTDPLFIIATNVETNTIYTGLSSQHPGLFRKGLFIEKEEVHWIRNDLALANGESMEVMARIRYRQPLQKAVLHQFENGMYVSFEDPQSAITEGQFAAWYIGDELVGSGVIS, encoded by the coding sequence ATGAAACGTGTTGTAGTAGGACTTTCTGGAGGTGTGGATTCAAGTGTTGCAGCTTATTTGCTGCAAAAACAAGGATATGAAGTGATTGGTCTTTTTATGAAGAATTGGCATGATGACTCCGTTACTATTTCTAATGAGTGCCCATGGCTTGAAGACAGTAACGATGCATTACTAGTGGCTGAAAAACTAGGAATCCCTTTTCAAACTGTAGATTTAAGTGAAGAATACCAAGAAAAGATCGTTGACTATATGTTTAGCGAATATGAAAAAGGACGTACTCCAAATCCAGATGTGCTTTGTAATCGCGAAATTAAATTTGATGTTTTTATGAAAATTGCTTTAAGTCTTGGTGCTGATTATGTAGCGACAGGACATTATTGTAAAAAGAGTGAAATAGAAGTCAATGGAGAAACCGTTTATCAATTGATTGCTGGGGCTGATAATAATAAAGATCAATCTTATTTTCTTTGTCAATTATCACAAGAGCAATTAGCCAAATCGTTATTTCCTATTGGGGAGCTAACGAAGCCTGAAGTACGAGAAATTGCGGCCGAAATGGAACTAGTTACGGCTGAAAAGAAAGATTCTCAAGGGTTATGTTTCATTGGGAAAGTACGTTTGCCTGAATTTTTGCAACAAAAATTGCAGCCAAAAGAGGGAACAATAATTCAGATTGATAAAAATGATTCTATTTATAATTTTAATGAACAAGAAGAACTATCCCTTGAAGAAAAATTAATAATAGCTTCTAATAAAATTCATTACACTCCAGAAATGGGTAAAATAGTTGGAAAACATCAAGGCGCACATTATTTTACCATTGGGCAACGCAAAGGATTAAATGTAGGAGGAACAACTGATCCCTTATTTATAATTGCAACAAATGTAGAGACCAATACAATTTATACGGGTTTAAGCAGCCAGCATCCTGGTTTGTTTAGGAAAGGACTGTTTATCGAAAAAGAAGAAGTACATTGGATTCGTAATGATTTGGCATTGGCCAATGGAGAATCGATGGAAGTGATGGCAAGAATACGGTACAGACAACCATTACAAAAAGCAGTATTGCATCAATTTGAAAATGGGATGTATGTGTCTTTTGAAGATCCACAATCCGCAATAACGGAAGGTCAATTTGCAGCTTGGTATATTGGAGATGAATTAGTTGGTTCGGGAGTTATTTCTTAG